The Magallana gigas chromosome 6, xbMagGiga1.1, whole genome shotgun sequence genome includes the window CGTTCTAGGTATGTTTTTGTGAAACAGGTTTCtgacatatatatacaaaagaaTGATGTAAGAAACAAGTTTTAAGAAGACTAACCATTGGAATTTCCCCCTGGCTATCACCGAACAACAACTGAACGACTCTTCTCTCATCATAAGAATTCTGACCGCTCAGTTTCCCAAATTTCCTTAGATATCTTGAAGATTAGAGGAAAACCAGTTTATAACAGCTCAAACCGTTAGGCTGTTCGTTCCCTGGAGTAATCACGTGTAACAGATGTCGGAGCCCATTTTTTCGATTTGTCcacccaaaaatcaattttgttgaaatgtaacaacagttttaGTTGAAGAATTAAGTGCAATTACATTGTATTCTTTTGTTTTGGGACTTCAGAGTACTCAGTACATGTCTGTTGAAGTCGGTCTAATTCTGGGTACGGATACTGTGGATCTTGATCAGTTGTTGATTCTGAACTGCTTTTAGCATATTGTTTGGACAATTTGATAATAACATTTGACAAATTGTACAGTTTCGTGTCATTGTTTGCCTTTCGAAATGGCTCCGGATAATAGACCTGGAGATAAAAAAAGCCGGACCTACGGATTTTGGAGGGTAAAGGGGCAGCTTTTGCTCTACCTTGTTTATCTGAAATATATGTCTCTTTATTAAAAGCAAACAGTATAGTAAGTACTAGATccgaataaaaaaatcataattctctttcagtttcatttatttaGAACTCCGGTGAACAGAATCATacattgactttttaaaaaagacaagaTATATGTATAGAAACAGTATTGTTTCAATATGCCTCAGTTTTCAATAACACTACATTGTGTTTACAGCTTCCGTCCAAGGATGATACCACTGATGCTGAGGACACCAGACTTGGCTGGGGATCATGTAAACCAAAGTGAGTGTATACAGTATACTAGTACACACAGTGTAAACCTATTTCCTTTTCAATCTCAGTAAAACTGTAGAACTTTTTACAAAATCTATTATATCTGAAATTTACGATCAAAACTACTGATATTTACTGCATGTATTGTAGtataacaggcacgtagcatcgtttttgaaaatgggggggggggggggcagactcatcgaaaaaatcttgacaggtaaaaaaaatctcattatcCTTTCACTGTTCATTTGTTCATCtcctttttttcaattcattttttacatggtcccataaaaggggggggggcactcatgttcatttaatgttttgtatgtaaattaagaaagaaattaaaaatttgccGTGCAAAAATGTGGGGAGGGGGGCTGCCCCCTCCACCCGacgctacgtgcctgcataagTCTGTAATTAATGGTGCAAAGCTATGAATTGTCCTCTCTTTACATCTTTACAGTGTAAACTACTAGTATCTTTACGTAGTTTATGgtgtttttgattatttttatagattttagaTAGACATCTCTCATAATATACACTATCTTTACATAGGTTTACTTTCTACTGTATGATATATTCATAATGTTACACCCTACAGTGTTTAACATCTTCATAGGTTTACACCCTACAGTGTATAATATCATCATAGGCTTACGGTTTATTCACCATTCTTATATCTGCTTACATTTAGATATTCTATATAAAGCAGTTCagagtatttctttctttatatcTGCTCTTAATATACTCTCCTATTTTTCTGTAAACAGCTTGTTTTTCTTTGATCTTACGCAAAATATTCTAATTTACAACTGATTGTAATCAAAATGTGTGCTTTTCCATTCATTGGCTTACCTCCTTTCcttctttaaagattttattgtttacaatttttcgTGGATCTGGTTTGCTTGACAttctttgatatatttgttcACACTTTTCAAATATACACAGGCAGTGATTTTTCTACTGTAAATATTACAGCGCTTAATGTTTTTCGTACACTGTAATTGTTAAACAATCTGTCCTCCATATTCATGGACATTACACAGTTAATCATAGTGTTAAGTTCATGCATTTCTAAAGGCCGAAATCCTTCGCCTGTTTACAGCTAACGACCTCATCACATTGCATATACATGGACATTATACAGTTAATCATAGTGTTAAGTTCATGCATTCTTAAAGGCCGGAATCCTTCGCCTGTTTACAGTACAGCTAACTACCTCCTTACATTGCGTATTTTTACAGTAgaatcattttgaaatttacttGTTTTTGTGCGCGCTCTTTTAGCATAACTATTTAGAACATTGCCTTTCTCTCTTTACAGCTGTTTACAGTTTTTGAACAAGATGATGCTCTTCGTCGTCTGGGTGTTCATCCTGTGTTTCCTGGAGGGCTTCGCCGTAAACGGCATATCTAACGCGGGCCTTCCCGCCATAGAGAAGCACTTCAGTATTTCCTCGACCAAGTCGTCGGTCGTCGCGAGCTCCCAGGATTTCGGCGCCCTAGCTGTGGTACTGTTTGTCAGCTTCATCGGTGCCAGGCTCCATAAGCCCCGTGTTGTTGCTTATGGTTCTGTTATCATGGGCATTGGGTCGTTCCTCTTCATCGTACCTCATTTGGCGGAGGAATACAACTTTGGAGGTTGGTCCTACTCACTTCATTCGTTATTGGACCACGTTGCCTGATTTGTTATTTGACCATCATGCAATCCACCTTATAAGATTAATTTGAGTGTTCTTATGCacattttgcatgtaaagaaaCAGTGTTCTTTAAGCAAGAGTGAAGAACATTGATCCtgtatgaaataaatacatgtatatacaataagTCTAGGCAAACAGTTACCATATTTTTGTTCTGATTGTTAGTTCAGTAAAAATATCAGACTGTGACAGCTTTGTTTTACTGGATGAACACTCCCCACTGAGTTACATGTAGAATTCTGTGACAGAAACCATGAATCCCCAAGTTGGCACCAACCATCCCCTCATTTTTGGTTCTAAATACGTACATGTTGTGGGTTCGAATCCACAATGAGCATTTTGTCATTTCATATTTCGCTATCTTTTCAGGTGGTTCACAGGGCACAAACGCAACAAGCGTCTGTAACGGGACGCGGGGTGCGGTGTATAGTTTTATAAGCAGCTGTGATTCCCCGGGGGACAGGTTCATCCCGGCCCTAGTCATAGCGCAGATGGTTCATGGGATAGGGTTCTCTCCCATGTTTACCCTTGGACTGGTTTACATcgaagaaaatgaagaaaaggCCTTGGCAGCAGTTTACATAGGTATGAAAAAGTACTTATATATTTGCGTCAAAATAGGTAAAAAATCTGCTATTTAAGTCATAGTTTATATAATGAGTTAAAAAACATCAGTTACTTACATATGTTCAATCCTCTAGAGATGAACAATGAGGTTTTTTATTGTCcaaaagaaattaagaaatgaaaatcatatttaaaaaatcttattgaaTTGAagctctttatttttttttttttacaaaaaattatattgatttttaatattccaaacaagtttttttGGCCAAGCGCGCCCCCCGTACCCCCACCGTCGATGCTAGGCCCCTGTTTTATGCGTACAAGACATCATTTATTCCGGtagattttattcaatataccGGTTATAATTTTCCCTTCTAATttaccatttaaaatttaaCGTAAGAACAATCAATGTCTGACTgacatatttttatatgcatatcaTGGTCAATATTTGGTTTCTGTCATGTTTTgtaatataatgataaaaacagcGTACTAGCATTAAAGACCCATTTACCCGCTATATATGTATTTTGCAAATCAGAATAATCTAAGCATTAATATAATGGTCATACCAGAGTAATTTTTTGTTACGTCTCTTGGACTAAATCATTCAGTCAAATCTTATTGTGAGTAATGTTGAGAATCTGTCAACATAAAATTGGATAAAACTTCTGATTCCAGGCTTGACCTACGCAGCCGCGGCTATTGGTGTGGCTGCTGGCTTCTTTGCAGGCGGCCAGATCCTGCAGAACTATTACGTGGATTTTGACAGAGTGAGGTAAGAGAAGGTTTTCTAGGAAGTCGTCTGTAGGATGCCTCCTGTATAGGAGAACTCCCGCGTAATGTAGATTGCCGTGCTTCTTAAATTCTGcatatttaaatcaaagtagTAAATTCACTTTGTAGTTGACACATTCGACATGGTCTCTAAAATCCATTTTCATAACCTTCATTGCCTTTCCTGATCCATCTCTGTATTTTTAGTGTTGACTTCGACGCCAAAGATCCCCGATGGGTCGGAGCTTGGTGGTTAGGTTTCGTTTTTACCTCCATATTCTTTGTCCTCGTTGCCATCCCAATTTCACTCTACCCCAAATCAATGGCAGGTATGGATTCCGTATagagtaaaatttattttgccacgCTTTACTTTAACAActcttttttcatgattttttacgATCTGTTCAAACAGGGAGCTTAAAATACCGAACAGACGATAAACCCAAGGACCCGGATGACGACAAACTCACACTGTGTCAGCTGGCGGgaaaacttttcaaattattcCTTAAGACATTCCTGCATTTGGTATGgaattttctatataaaacaCATTAATCACTAAATTTCGTTTTGAAGAAATAACTTTTGTACaagtccttttttttttataagttttatacttttattcTAAAGACAACGTATAGTCTTTCTTGTTCATAAAAAgatctgaaataaaatgtttaagtgTATAGAATCATCTGGTTGTGgcaaattttcgtggattgccaATTTTTTATGGGTTTGTTCGGATGTAA containing:
- the LOC105341793 gene encoding solute carrier organic anion transporter family member 4A1 isoform X2 encodes the protein MAPDNRPGDKKSRTYGFWRLPSKDDTTDAEDTRLGWGSCKPNCLQFLNKMMLFVVWVFILCFLEGFAVNGISNAGLPAIEKHFSISSTKSSVVASSQDFGALAVVLFVSFIGARLHKPRVVAYGSVIMGIGSFLFIVPHLAEEYNFGGGSQGTNATSVCNGTRGAVYSFISSCDSPGDRFIPALVIAQMVHGIGFSPMFTLGLVYIEENEEKALAAVYIGLTYAAAAIGVAAGFFAGGQILQNYYVDFDRVSVDFDAKDPRWVGAWWLGFVFTSIFFVLVAIPISLYPKSMAGSLKYRTDDKPKDPDDDKLTLCQLAGKLFKLFLKTFLHLLKNPVFMLMNFAGSVQTLIIAGVGAFSFKFLTEQYNLDFDTSGNLIGGLILVGSFGMFLGGLLVKLLRLEMLGMTRLCAIVSLLSGLFGIAFLAGCPETQLAGLQVSYTGSSIIDGYADSCHASCDCDRQSFSAVCGADQKVYYSPCHAGCQSSVGMGPMAAYHNCSCVGGAATAKQGRCEDNCSQLNILAPCMFLAMLLVLTAVTPTSMVTMRCVEDHEKPFALGIQWVFIRLLGMIPGPVLVGWVLDQSCLIWSGGSCGSSGSCLLYSHDQMAVGIMLWWVLVSVAASALFFISSIIIVCRSSSKSLDL